A single region of the Salvia miltiorrhiza cultivar Shanhuang (shh) chromosome 8, IMPLAD_Smil_shh, whole genome shotgun sequence genome encodes:
- the LOC131001645 gene encoding mitochondrial carnitine/acylcarnitine carrier-like protein yields the protein MGDVAKDLTAGTIGGAAQLICGHPFDTIKVKLQSQPVPLPGQLPKYSGAIDAVKQTLAAEGAGGLYKGMGAPLATVAALNAVLFTVRGQLEALLRSEPGAPLTVNQQVLCGAGAGVAVSLLACPTELIKCRLQAQSALATTGSGATALKYSGPMDVARRVLQSEGGARGLFKGLVPTMAREIPGNAAMFGVYEALKQYLAGGSDTSGLGRGSLMLAGGLAGGAFWLAVYPTDVVKSSIQVDDYKNPKFSGTVDAFRKILKAEGVKGLYKGFGPAMARSIPANAACFLAYEVTRSSLG from the exons ATGGGTGATGTAGCTAAAGATCTTACGGCTGGTACCATTGGAGGGGCAGCACAATTGATATGCGGACATCCTTTTGACACCATCAAAGTCAAGCTCCAAAGTCAGCCTGTTCCCCTTCCTGGACAGCTTCCGAAATATTCAGGTGCTATAGATGCTGTGAAGCAAACATTAGCTGCTGAAGGTGCAGGGGGTTTGTACAAGGGCATGGGAGCCCCTCTCGCTACTGTGGCAGCCCTTAACGCAGTGCTCTTCACAGTACGAGGTCAGTTGGAGGCATTGCTGAGGTCTGAACCCGGTGCTCCTCTCACAGTGAACCAGCAGGTCCTTTGTGGGGCTGGAGCCGGAGTTGCTGTTTCCCTTCTCGCCTGCCCTACCGAGTTGATCAAATGCAG ACTACAAGCCCAGAGTGCATTAGCAACTACTGGCTCGGGAGCTACTGCTCTGAAGTATAGTGGCCCAATGGATGTGGCGAGACGAGTCCTTCAGTCGGAAGGAGGCGCGAGGGGCTTGTTCAAGGGCTTAGTTCCAACGATGGCACGAGAGATACCAGGTAACGCTGCCATGTTTGGAGTGTACGAGGCATTGAAACAGTATCTTGCTGGTGGGAGCGATACCTCCGGTCTAGGAAGAGGCTCGCTGATGCTGGCTGGAGGCCTAGCCGGAGGCGCGTTCTGGCTCGCTGTATACCCAACGGATGTTGTGAAGAGCAGTATTCAGGTGGATGACTACAAGAATCCCAAGTTTTCGGGCACCGTTGATGCATTCAGAAAGATCTTGAAGGCTGAAGGAGTTAAAGGCCTGTATAAGGGGTTCGGGCCTGCGATGGCCCGTAGCATTCCTGCAAATGCAGCATGCTTCTTGGCGTATGAAGTTACCAGGTCTAGTTTAGGATGA